The following coding sequences are from one Salvelinus namaycush isolate Seneca chromosome 23, SaNama_1.0, whole genome shotgun sequence window:
- the LOC120018076 gene encoding calphotin-like isoform X2 yields MDETPVLEAVVETPVMAAVVETPVMAAVVEAAAPEAPVVEESIVMEEVEPVAAAVVEFIPAVEESIPVTVVEPTMAAVEESIELAEEEPIIVEVEAPKPKEATSVDDTITKIEALVTIENDTEAPLLVPEVAQSAPEEEVIATPEEAVEEGPATMKPIATDAPVTESVTEPIVTEAPVAEEAPVPIATEPEPVTIEAVVEAEAPIAAAVLEAIATEPMVTEQAPVTIEVAVAAEAPITEAVAEPIAATEKAPVIVEENEPAPAPLIDLAPAIDLSPAIDLSPAPLIDLSPAIDLSPAPLIDLAPAIDLSPAIDLSPAPLIDLAPAIDLSPATLIDLAPAIDLFPAPLIDLAPAIDLAPAPLIDLAPAIDLAPAPCIDLAPANDLAPAPLIDLAPAPFIDLAPANDLAPAPLIDLAPAPLIDLAPANDLAPAIDPATNPAVEDEAAAAPAVEPLPALTQVVPPGAEPAPAAPLAALLEGKGVEEAAPAAALLEGKGVEEAAPAAALLEGKGVEEAAPAAALLEGKGVEEAAPAAALLEGKGVEEAAPAAALLEGKGVEEAAPAAALLEGKGVEEAAPVAVATASMDLLDLNDEGLDDLDLFDLDDDIDTTDVNLDDDFLDE; encoded by the exons ATGGATGAAACCCCTGTATTGGAAGCAGTGGTAGAAACCCCTGTAATGGCAGCAGTGGTAGAAACCCCTGTAATGGCAGCAGTGGTGGAGGCTGCAGCTCCAGAAGCTCCAGTAGTGGAAGAGTCCATTGTCATGGAAGAGGTAGAACCTGTTGCAGCTGCAGTAGTGGAGTTTATCCCAGCAGTAGAAGAATCTATCCCAGTGACAGTAGTGGAACCAACTATGGCTGCAGTGGAAGAATCCATTGAGCTGGCAGAGGAGGAACCCATTATTGTTGAAGTGGAAGCTCCCAAGCCAAAGGAGGCAACATCAGTGGATGATACCATCACTAAGATAGAGGCTCTTGTCACCATAGAAAATGACACAGAAGCACCCCTCTTGGTGCCAGAGGTAGCACAGTCCGCCCCAGAGGAAGAAGTCATAGCaacaccagaggaggctgttgaGGAAGGACCTGCAACAATGAAGCCCATAGCAACAGATGCACCTGTTACAGAGTCGGTCACAGAACCCATTGTAACAGAAGCACCAGTTGCAGAGGAAGCGCCAGTGCCTATAGCAACAGAACCAGAACCTGTTACCATAGAAGCGGTGGTGGAGGCTGAAGCACCCATTGCCGCAGCAGTACTAGAAGCCATAGCAACAGAACCCATGGTTACAGAACAAGCACCTGTTACCATAGAAGTGGCAGTGGCCGCAGAAGCACCCATTACTGAGGCAGTAGCAGAACCCATAGCAGCAACTGAAAAAGCTCCAGTCATTGTAGAAGAGAATGAACCTGCCCCAGCACCACTCATAGACCTAGCCCCAGCCATAGACCTATCCCCAGCCATAGACCTATCCCCAGCACCACTCATAGACCTATCCCCAGCCATAGACCTATCCCCAGCACCACTCATAGACCTAGCCCCAGCCATAGACCTATCCCCAGCCATAGACCTATCCCCAGCACCACTCATAGACCTAGCCCCAGCCATAGACCTATCCCCAGCAACACTCATAGACCTAGCCCCAGCCATAGACCTATTCCCAGCACCACTCATAGACCTAGCCCCAGCCATAGACCTAGCCCCAGCACCACTCATAGACCTAGCCCCAGCCATAGACCTAGCCCCAGCACCATGCATAGACCTAGCCCCAGCCAATGACCTAGCCCCAGCACCACTCATAGACCTAGCCCCAGCACCATTCATAGACCTAGCCCCAGCCAATGACCTAGCCCCAGCACCACTCATAGACCTAGCCCCAGCACCACTCATAGACCTAGCCCCAGCCAATGACCTAGCCCCTGCCATAGATCCAGCTACAAACCCAGCTGTAGAGGACGAGGCTGCAGCAGCCCCAGCAGTAGagcccctaccagccctcacccAGGTGGTTCCACCAGGCGCAGAGCCAGCCCCTGCAGCCCCTCTAGCTGCCCTCTTAGAGGGTAAAGGTGTGGAGGAGGCAGCCCCTGCAGCCGCTCTCTTAGAGGGTAAAGGTGTGGAGGAGGCAGCCCCTGCAGCTGCTCTCTTAGAGGGTAAAGGTGTGGAGGAGGCAGCCCCTGCAGCCGCTCTCTTAGAGGGTAAAGGTGTGGAGGAGGCAGCCCCTGCAGCCGCTCTCTTAGAGGGTAAAGGTGTGGAGGAGGCAGCCCCTGCAGCTGCTCTCTTAGAGGGTAAAGGTGTGGAGGAGGCAGCCCCTGCAGCTGCTCTCTTAGAGGGTAAAGGTGTGGAGGAGGCAGCCCCTGTAGCAGTAGCAACAGCATCCATGGACCTGCTGGACCTGAATGATGAG GGCCTTGACGACCTGGACCTGTTTGATCTGGACGATGACATCGACACCACAGACGTCAATCTGGACGATGACTTCTTAGACGAATGA
- the LOC120018076 gene encoding calphotin-like isoform X1: MDETPVLEAVVETPVMAAVVETPVMAAVVEAAAPEAPVVEESIVMEEVEPVAAAVVEFIPAVEESIPVTVVEPTMAAVEESIELAEEEPIIVEVEAPKPKEATSVDDTITKIEALVTIENDTEAPLLVPEVAQSAPEEEVIATPEEAVEEGPATMKPIATDAPVTESVTEPIVTEAPVAEEAPVPIATEPEPVTIEAVVEAEAPIAAAVLEAIATEPMVTEQAPVTIEVAVAAEAPITEAVAEPIAATEKAPVIVEENEPAPAPLIDLAPAIDLSPAIDLSPAPLIDLSPAIDLSPAPLIDLAPAIDLSPAIDLSPAPLIDLAPAIDLSPATLIDLAPAIDLFPAPLIDLAPAIDLAPAPLIDLAPAIDLAPAPCIDLAPANDLAPAPLIDLAPAPFIDLAPANDLAPAPLIDLAPAPLIDLAPANDLAPAIDPATNPAVEDEAAAAPAVEPLPALTQVVPPGAEPAPAAPLAALLEGKGVEEAAPAAALLEGKGVEEAAPAAALLEGKGVEEAAPAAALLEGKGVEEAAPAAALLEGKGVEEAAPAAALLEGKGVEEAAPAAALLEGKGVEEAAPVAVATASMDLLDLNDEDLFHQGLDDLDLFDLDDDIDTTDVNLDDDFLDE; the protein is encoded by the exons ATGGATGAAACCCCTGTATTGGAAGCAGTGGTAGAAACCCCTGTAATGGCAGCAGTGGTAGAAACCCCTGTAATGGCAGCAGTGGTGGAGGCTGCAGCTCCAGAAGCTCCAGTAGTGGAAGAGTCCATTGTCATGGAAGAGGTAGAACCTGTTGCAGCTGCAGTAGTGGAGTTTATCCCAGCAGTAGAAGAATCTATCCCAGTGACAGTAGTGGAACCAACTATGGCTGCAGTGGAAGAATCCATTGAGCTGGCAGAGGAGGAACCCATTATTGTTGAAGTGGAAGCTCCCAAGCCAAAGGAGGCAACATCAGTGGATGATACCATCACTAAGATAGAGGCTCTTGTCACCATAGAAAATGACACAGAAGCACCCCTCTTGGTGCCAGAGGTAGCACAGTCCGCCCCAGAGGAAGAAGTCATAGCaacaccagaggaggctgttgaGGAAGGACCTGCAACAATGAAGCCCATAGCAACAGATGCACCTGTTACAGAGTCGGTCACAGAACCCATTGTAACAGAAGCACCAGTTGCAGAGGAAGCGCCAGTGCCTATAGCAACAGAACCAGAACCTGTTACCATAGAAGCGGTGGTGGAGGCTGAAGCACCCATTGCCGCAGCAGTACTAGAAGCCATAGCAACAGAACCCATGGTTACAGAACAAGCACCTGTTACCATAGAAGTGGCAGTGGCCGCAGAAGCACCCATTACTGAGGCAGTAGCAGAACCCATAGCAGCAACTGAAAAAGCTCCAGTCATTGTAGAAGAGAATGAACCTGCCCCAGCACCACTCATAGACCTAGCCCCAGCCATAGACCTATCCCCAGCCATAGACCTATCCCCAGCACCACTCATAGACCTATCCCCAGCCATAGACCTATCCCCAGCACCACTCATAGACCTAGCCCCAGCCATAGACCTATCCCCAGCCATAGACCTATCCCCAGCACCACTCATAGACCTAGCCCCAGCCATAGACCTATCCCCAGCAACACTCATAGACCTAGCCCCAGCCATAGACCTATTCCCAGCACCACTCATAGACCTAGCCCCAGCCATAGACCTAGCCCCAGCACCACTCATAGACCTAGCCCCAGCCATAGACCTAGCCCCAGCACCATGCATAGACCTAGCCCCAGCCAATGACCTAGCCCCAGCACCACTCATAGACCTAGCCCCAGCACCATTCATAGACCTAGCCCCAGCCAATGACCTAGCCCCAGCACCACTCATAGACCTAGCCCCAGCACCACTCATAGACCTAGCCCCAGCCAATGACCTAGCCCCTGCCATAGATCCAGCTACAAACCCAGCTGTAGAGGACGAGGCTGCAGCAGCCCCAGCAGTAGagcccctaccagccctcacccAGGTGGTTCCACCAGGCGCAGAGCCAGCCCCTGCAGCCCCTCTAGCTGCCCTCTTAGAGGGTAAAGGTGTGGAGGAGGCAGCCCCTGCAGCCGCTCTCTTAGAGGGTAAAGGTGTGGAGGAGGCAGCCCCTGCAGCTGCTCTCTTAGAGGGTAAAGGTGTGGAGGAGGCAGCCCCTGCAGCCGCTCTCTTAGAGGGTAAAGGTGTGGAGGAGGCAGCCCCTGCAGCCGCTCTCTTAGAGGGTAAAGGTGTGGAGGAGGCAGCCCCTGCAGCTGCTCTCTTAGAGGGTAAAGGTGTGGAGGAGGCAGCCCCTGCAGCTGCTCTCTTAGAGGGTAAAGGTGTGGAGGAGGCAGCCCCTGTAGCAGTAGCAACAGCATCCATGGACCTGCTGGACCTGAATGATGAG GACTTATTCCACCAGGGCCTTGACGACCTGGACCTGTTTGATCTGGACGATGACATCGACACCACAGACGTCAATCTGGACGATGACTTCTTAGACGAATGA